From bacterium:
AACTTATAATATTCAAAATTTTACCTATATTAACCATAAAGCTTTTGACTGGCTGGTTAATTTTATTGATAATGTTATATGTTTTGAACATCCTTCAGTCATAAAGATTTCTGAAGATTTTATGACTAATAATTCGGAAAAGTTCAATAAAGTAAAATCTATTCTTGAATCTGATGAAGATAGAAAACTCTATGATCTTGTAATAAATGCAAAATCCAATAAAGAAGGCTATGATAAACTTTTTGAGTATATTATTAAAACTTTGGATAAGGCAAATACTGAATATTTTTAATTTATTAATCAGGAGGCAATTAAAGTTGTTTTTGATTGTGGCGCAAATGATGGAGATACATCTGTAAAATTTTTAAATCATTTTCCAAAAATAGAAAAAATTTATGCATTTGAACCGCTATATAAAATGTTTGCTAAAAAACCATTTTCAACAACTATTTCTAATTCTGATAAAATTGAAATGTTTGAATATGCTCTTTGGGATAGCAAAAAAACAATACAGTTAAAAAATCAAGGATTTGGTTCTCACCTGATATTTGATAATAACCGGGAAAATAATTCGAAAAATAAATTTAAAGATATTGAAACAGAACTATATCACTCAGTTCAAACTATTTCGATAGACGAATTTATGCGTGAAAATAACATAAATAAACTTGATTTTGCTAAATTTGATGTAGAAGGGGCTGAATTAGGTGCGTTAATAGGCGCTAAAAACACTCTTATAAAAGACAGACCACAATTGGCAGTATGTTTATATCACAAAAATGAAGATTTTTATGAAATTCCATTATATTTAAACAGTATACTAAGTAATTATACTTTTAAATTCAGTCAGGAATTTCGGACTTCACTTTTATATGCTATTCCTAATGAACTATATAATTCAAATTAACTCTATTTAAGCTCTGAATATTTGGTTAAAATTATAAATGTTCAGATATTATAAAGGACTAGAATAATGCAAAATGAATCTGAGCAACAAAGACTTATTAGTGTTGGTATATTTACTTATAACAGACCTGAAGGGCTAAAAAACACTCTTGAGTACATAACAAATCAAACATATAAAAATCTTGAAATAATAATTTCTGATAATTGTTCACCTGATTCTCAAGTTGAGAAAATCGCAAAAGAATACGCTGAAAAAGATAACAGGATTAAATATTTTAAACAGAATAAAAATATTGGAGTAGTTTATAATTTCAAATTTGTACTTGAAAAAGCTTCCGGTGAATATTTTATGTGGGCGGCGGATGATGATGAATGGCATCCCGAGTTTATTGAAATTTGTCTGTCAAAAGTAAAAAACAAAGAATCTGTTTTTACAGGTTTTAAGTCTTTATATAGAGAAAATCAGAAAACAGAAATATTTAAAATGCCCGACTTGAGCGACAAATTATCTTTGCACAGGCGTATTATAAATTTTTTAAATGCACATTCAGACATTATGTTTTATGGTTTGCACCACAGAGAAAGTATTTTATATTTTTTAAAAACTAAATGGGATTTTGATAAAGTTAGTTATTATTTTATTTTAAAACTACTGATAAATAACGATTTTATTATAATCCCTGACAAAATATATTTTACAGACGGTATTGAAGGAACTGAATACAAATGTAAACCCTTGAAACCCCAAAAAGGCAGATTATTAGAATATCGCCCTTTTTTATCTGAATGTATTAACTTGATTTTGTGGTCAAAAAAATTAAAAGCAAATGAAAAATTGTCTATAATCAAAACATTGATAAAAGTAGTATCTATGTGGTTTCAACTTCGCGAAAAAGATTATAGACCAAATCAGGTTAAACTGGTTAAGTTTATTACACTTATTCTAAAAAGGGTTTTCAAAATCAAAGAGCTTATAATCCTGCATTAATCACCTATCAAACAAGAGTTTTATCTTTAATTCCTGAAAGGATAAAATCGGAAATCTCTCTTACCGCACCTCTGCCACCGTCTTTTGAAGAAATAAAATGACAAATTTTCTTAACTTCTTTTGCTGCATCATTGGGGCAAAAAGCAAGCCCGACCTTATCA
This genomic window contains:
- a CDS encoding FkbM family methyltransferase, with protein sequence MKVVFDCGANDGDTSVKFLNHFPKIEKIYAFEPLYKMFAKKPFSTTISNSDKIEMFEYALWDSKKTIQLKNQGFGSHLIFDNNRENNSKNKFKDIETELYHSVQTISIDEFMRENNINKLDFAKFDVEGAELGALIGAKNTLIKDRPQLAVCLYHKNEDFYEIPLYLNSILSNYTFKFSQEFRTSLLYAIPNELYNSN
- a CDS encoding glycosyltransferase family 2 protein produces the protein MQNESEQQRLISVGIFTYNRPEGLKNTLEYITNQTYKNLEIIISDNCSPDSQVEKIAKEYAEKDNRIKYFKQNKNIGVVYNFKFVLEKASGEYFMWAADDDEWHPEFIEICLSKVKNKESVFTGFKSLYRENQKTEIFKMPDLSDKLSLHRRIINFLNAHSDIMFYGLHHRESILYFLKTKWDFDKVSYYFILKLLINNDFIIIPDKIYFTDGIEGTEYKCKPLKPQKGRLLEYRPFLSECINLILWSKKLKANEKLSIIKTLIKVVSMWFQLREKDYRPNQVKLVKFITLILKRVFKIKELIILH